The Kaustia mangrovi genome has a segment encoding these proteins:
- a CDS encoding M81 family metallopeptidase: MPARILVAEFMHETNTFSVQPTDERAFRNAGCYLGDELATAFGGTHTALGAAFEAAQKYGWHLVHPVAAHANPSGRVTDSTFEHFASLIVDSCRDVDGILLHLHGAMATESSDDGEGLLLSRIREAVGPDIPVAVVLDLHATVTEAMAENANALISYRTYPHIDEYDRMWQAADLMKRMFDEGIRPRVAVARRPILYALDGGRTTSPPFRELLRRGDEIEASGRALVVSMQAGFSSADVHDIGPSAAVTGLDAEDARAVAETLMDYAWEQREVSTIGFTPLEEALARAKAGERNAVKPLVISDYSDNPGSGAYGDATRLLSAILDAGLSNVGFHAICDPEAALAAQAAGVGNSVTLMLGGKIDPTMGGGPIEVTGRVVSLTDGRFIAHGPMGGGAWRNHGLSALVRVDGVEIVIITHNGQATDLAQFTSLGVDPTKKATLVVKSMQHFRAAFEPIAREVVEVDTGALSTRNFAERPYRKIRRPIWPLDAI; this comes from the coding sequence ATGCCGGCACGCATACTCGTCGCGGAGTTCATGCACGAGACGAACACCTTCAGCGTGCAGCCCACCGACGAACGGGCGTTTCGCAATGCCGGCTGCTATCTTGGCGACGAACTCGCAACCGCCTTCGGCGGCACGCACACAGCGCTCGGCGCGGCGTTCGAGGCGGCCCAGAAGTATGGCTGGCACCTCGTCCACCCGGTTGCCGCCCACGCCAATCCCTCCGGACGCGTCACCGACAGCACCTTTGAGCATTTCGCCTCGCTGATCGTCGATAGCTGCCGCGATGTCGACGGCATCCTCCTGCATCTCCACGGCGCGATGGCGACGGAAAGCAGCGACGATGGCGAGGGCCTGCTGCTCTCGCGGATTCGCGAGGCCGTCGGCCCCGACATCCCGGTCGCCGTCGTCCTCGATCTCCATGCCACGGTGACGGAAGCGATGGCGGAAAACGCCAACGCGCTGATCTCCTACCGCACCTATCCGCATATCGACGAATATGACCGCATGTGGCAGGCCGCCGACCTGATGAAGCGGATGTTCGACGAGGGCATTCGCCCGCGCGTCGCGGTCGCGCGCCGCCCCATTCTCTATGCGCTCGACGGCGGCCGCACGACCTCGCCCCCCTTCCGGGAGCTCCTGCGGCGCGGAGACGAGATCGAGGCAAGCGGGCGCGCGCTGGTCGTCAGCATGCAGGCGGGCTTTTCCTCCGCCGATGTCCACGATATCGGCCCGTCCGCCGCGGTGACCGGCCTGGACGCCGAGGATGCCAGGGCAGTCGCGGAGACGCTGATGGACTACGCCTGGGAGCAGCGGGAGGTCTCCACCATCGGCTTCACGCCGCTGGAGGAGGCGCTTGCCAGGGCGAAGGCCGGCGAGCGCAATGCAGTCAAGCCTCTGGTCATTTCGGACTACTCCGACAATCCGGGCTCGGGCGCCTATGGCGACGCCACGCGGCTCCTGTCGGCCATCCTCGATGCCGGCCTGTCGAATGTCGGCTTCCACGCGATCTGCGATCCCGAGGCCGCGCTCGCGGCACAGGCCGCCGGCGTCGGCAACAGCGTGACGCTGATGCTCGGCGGCAAGATCGACCCGACCATGGGCGGCGGGCCGATCGAGGTGACGGGGCGGGTGGTCTCGCTGACGGACGGACGCTTTATCGCCCATGGCCCGATGGGCGGCGGCGCCTGGCGCAATCACGGCCTGAGCGCACTTGTCAGGGTCGACGGCGTGGAGATCGTCATCATCACGCATAACGGGCAGGCGACGGATCTGGCGCAGTTCACCTCGCTCGGCGTCGACCCGACGAAGAAGGCCACCCTGGTGGTCAAGTCGATGCAGCATTTCCGCGCGGCCTTCGAGCCCATCGCGCGGGAGGTCGTCGAGGTCGATACCGGCGCCCTGTCGACACGCAATTTCGCCGAGCGGCCCTACCGCAAGATACGCCGCCCGATCTGGCCACTCGACGCCATCTGA
- a CDS encoding ABC transporter permease, giving the protein MDADLMNSGLPPGHNFWFGTDDQGRDIYSRVLYGARVSLTVGIVSQLINTVIGVALGLSAGYWGGWWDDFINGLTNMMLAIPSLVFALAIMAILSPGLTSLLIALGLTNWSFTCRLSRASTLSVKSQGYVQAAKVLGYSDLRIMATQILPNILGPIVIIATLGMGGAVLAEAALSFLGLGIKPPFPSWGSMLSDAREQMMLAPWISIFPGLAIFVTVLSLNLLGDGLRDILDPQSRTRKA; this is encoded by the coding sequence ATGGACGCCGACCTGATGAATTCCGGCCTGCCGCCCGGCCACAACTTCTGGTTCGGCACGGACGACCAGGGCCGCGACATCTACAGCCGCGTCCTCTACGGCGCGCGCGTGTCGCTGACGGTCGGCATCGTCTCGCAGCTCATCAACACCGTCATCGGTGTCGCGCTCGGCCTGTCGGCCGGCTACTGGGGCGGTTGGTGGGACGATTTCATCAACGGGCTGACCAACATGATGCTGGCCATCCCCTCGCTCGTCTTCGCACTCGCCATCATGGCGATCCTGAGCCCGGGGCTGACCAGCCTCCTGATCGCGCTCGGGCTCACCAACTGGTCCTTCACCTGCCGGCTATCGCGGGCCTCGACCCTTTCGGTCAAGTCGCAGGGCTATGTCCAGGCGGCGAAGGTGCTTGGCTACAGCGACCTGCGCATCATGGCGACGCAGATCCTGCCCAACATCCTCGGGCCCATCGTCATCATCGCCACGCTCGGAATGGGCGGTGCGGTGCTGGCCGAGGCCGCCCTGTCGTTCCTGGGGCTCGGCATCAAGCCGCCCTTCCCCAGCTGGGGCAGCATGCTGTCGGATGCGCGCGAGCAGATGATGCTGGCGCCGTGGATCTCGATCTTCCCGGGCCTTGCGATCTTCGTCACCGTGCTCAGCCTCAACCTCCTCGGCGACGGCTTGCGCGACATCCTCGACCCCCAGTCAAGGACGCGAAAGGCATGA
- a CDS encoding amidohydrolase family protein, with translation MDADFPIVDAHHHLWDLGRNYYPWLSDRPEKDFFLGDYSALKRDFLPADYRRATQGYNVVATVHVEAEWDRSRQVAETEWLHEVAAETGMPDAVVGHAWLADDNCEEVLAGHAAFPLMRGIRSKPVTAPSPDRIEKGAAGTMQDPRWRAGFRLLHRYGLTYDLRVPFWHLPEAAEIAALCPETPMVLNHTGFPWDRSEGGLKAWREAMRIIAEAPHVSLKISELGLRDEPWELDGNRRVVLEAIDIFGIDRCMFASNLPVSALRADFATIVEGISSMVADFPREDREKLFTLNAARFYRLDLPASASR, from the coding sequence ATGGATGCCGATTTCCCGATCGTCGACGCCCACCACCATCTCTGGGACCTTGGACGCAACTACTATCCCTGGCTGTCCGACCGGCCGGAGAAGGACTTCTTTCTCGGCGACTATTCGGCTCTCAAGCGCGATTTCCTGCCCGCCGATTACCGCCGCGCGACGCAGGGCTACAACGTCGTCGCCACGGTGCATGTCGAGGCGGAATGGGACCGCTCGCGCCAGGTGGCCGAGACCGAATGGCTCCATGAGGTCGCCGCCGAGACGGGTATGCCGGATGCCGTCGTCGGCCATGCCTGGCTCGCCGACGACAATTGCGAGGAGGTGCTCGCCGGCCATGCCGCCTTTCCGCTCATGCGCGGCATCCGGTCGAAACCCGTGACGGCACCGAGCCCCGACAGGATCGAGAAAGGTGCAGCCGGCACCATGCAGGACCCCAGATGGCGCGCCGGCTTCCGCCTGCTGCACCGATACGGCCTGACCTACGATCTGCGCGTGCCCTTCTGGCACCTGCCCGAGGCTGCCGAGATCGCGGCACTCTGTCCCGAGACGCCGATGGTGCTCAATCATACCGGTTTTCCCTGGGATAGAAGCGAGGGCGGCCTGAAGGCCTGGCGCGAGGCGATGCGCATCATCGCCGAGGCGCCGCATGTCTCGCTCAAGATCTCCGAACTGGGTCTGCGCGACGAGCCCTGGGAGCTCGACGGCAACCGCCGCGTCGTGCTCGAGGCCATCGATATCTTCGGCATCGACCGGTGCATGTTCGCCAGCAACCTGCCGGTCTCGGCGCTGCGGGCGGACTTCGCCACCATTGTGGAGGGGATCTCCTCCATGGTCGCCGATTTCCCACGCGAGGACCGCGAGAAGCTCTTCACCCTGAATGCCGCCCGCTTCTATCGGCTCGACCTGCCGGCATCCGCCTCGCGGTAG
- a CDS encoding ABC transporter ATP-binding protein, protein MTDDTLLSVEGLCIDLMIGDRPHSAVTDVSFSIRRGETFGLVGESGCGKSVTSLAVIGLLKHPLIRAGGRILLDGEDLTTVSASRMRALRGARIAMIFQEPMTALNPLSPIGRQIAEMFVLHKGATWHEADRLAVKALGNVRVPAPERRVKDYPHQLSGGMRQRVMIAIALACDPDLLLADEPTTALDVTVQAEILELIRDLSSARGTAVMMISHDLGLIANMCARVGVMYAGRLVEQQEAGLVFRNPQHPYTQGLIASLPLLGARAKHGRKALNEIRGVVPAVADFPKGCRFNPRCERRTELCVETDPDRTRLESGGFVRCHHHG, encoded by the coding sequence ATGACGGACGACACGCTCCTCTCCGTCGAGGGTCTGTGCATCGACCTGATGATCGGCGACCGCCCCCATTCCGCCGTCACCGATGTCTCCTTCTCGATCCGTCGCGGCGAGACCTTCGGGCTGGTCGGTGAGTCGGGTTGCGGCAAGAGCGTGACGTCGCTTGCCGTGATCGGTCTGCTGAAGCACCCCCTGATCCGTGCCGGCGGCCGCATCCTCCTCGATGGCGAGGACCTGACGACGGTGTCCGCCTCGCGGATGCGCGCGCTGCGCGGCGCGCGTATCGCCATGATCTTCCAGGAACCGATGACGGCGCTCAATCCGCTCTCCCCCATCGGCCGGCAGATCGCGGAGATGTTCGTGCTGCACAAGGGCGCGACGTGGCACGAGGCGGATCGGCTGGCGGTCAAGGCGCTCGGCAATGTGCGCGTGCCGGCGCCGGAGCGCCGCGTCAAGGATTACCCCCACCAGCTTTCGGGCGGGATGCGCCAGCGCGTGATGATCGCGATCGCGCTCGCCTGCGACCCCGATCTCCTGCTCGCCGACGAGCCGACGACCGCGCTCGACGTGACGGTGCAGGCGGAGATCCTGGAACTGATTCGCGACCTGTCCTCGGCACGCGGCACGGCGGTGATGATGATCAGCCACGATCTCGGGCTGATCGCGAATATGTGCGCGCGCGTCGGCGTCATGTATGCCGGCCGCCTCGTGGAGCAGCAGGAGGCGGGGCTCGTCTTCCGCAATCCGCAGCACCCCTATACCCAGGGGCTGATCGCGTCGCTGCCGCTTCTGGGCGCGCGCGCCAAGCATGGGCGAAAGGCGTTGAACGAGATCCGCGGCGTGGTGCCGGCGGTTGCGGATTTCCCCAAGGGATGCCGCTTCAACCCGCGCTGCGAACGGCGCACGGAGCTGTGTGTCGAGACCGATCCCGACCGCACGCGGCTTGAGAGCGGCGGCTTCGTGAGGTGTCACCATCATGGATGA
- a CDS encoding amidohydrolase — protein sequence MSAQDHGGRSGTVTADIILRNGPIWCGREEGVVEAMAIWQGRVLATGTDAAISALAGPETRVIDLDGRLATPGLNDAHLHLVSLGLVMDWVDARPTTVSTLDGLLDAIARRAAQSAPGEWVLARGYDQTKLDVKRHPLREELDRAAPDNPVFLIRTCGHVQICNSRALELAGIDEATPQPQGGVIEHRDGRLTGLLAENASDPVWAAMPHPDEAMIVDAIERAGRHLLSLGITSCMDAAVGQRGGFAEIAAYNRARRDGRLPVRTWLTLLGDGKGAIVPQCLEAGLISGTGDDMLRVGAVKLFLDGSAGGRTAWMSTPYLGDDGELGVQMFPDAELDAQVMDLHEKGYQLACHAIGDAAIEQLITAYEKALAVHPDPDRRHRIEHCGFSTADHHRRMVEGGIYPSPQQAFIHDFGDAYISVLGPERSLSSYPLGTWMRLGLKPPTGSDAPVCEPNPFPNLHAMITRETWKGTVMDARECVSVEEALQAYTEFGAFSQKMEHVKGKLVPGYLADVAIFSRDLLSATPEEILKDTACDMTILDGEVVYDRHAR from the coding sequence TTGAGCGCTCAAGATCACGGCGGTAGGTCGGGCACGGTTACCGCCGACATCATCCTGCGCAACGGTCCGATCTGGTGCGGCCGCGAGGAGGGGGTCGTGGAGGCCATGGCGATCTGGCAGGGGCGCGTGCTCGCCACCGGCACCGATGCCGCGATATCCGCGCTCGCCGGCCCTGAGACGCGCGTGATCGATCTCGACGGGCGTCTTGCCACCCCCGGCCTCAACGACGCGCATCTGCATCTGGTGTCGCTGGGGCTCGTCATGGACTGGGTCGACGCACGGCCCACGACGGTCTCCACGCTGGATGGCCTGCTCGACGCGATTGCCAGGCGCGCGGCACAAAGCGCACCGGGCGAATGGGTCCTGGCGCGCGGCTATGACCAGACGAAGCTCGACGTGAAGCGCCACCCGCTGCGCGAGGAACTGGACCGGGCGGCGCCCGACAATCCGGTCTTCCTGATCCGGACCTGCGGGCACGTCCAGATCTGCAACTCCAGAGCGCTCGAGCTGGCGGGCATCGACGAGGCGACGCCGCAACCGCAGGGCGGCGTCATCGAGCACCGGGACGGCAGGCTCACCGGGCTCCTCGCCGAGAATGCCAGCGATCCGGTCTGGGCGGCGATGCCGCATCCCGACGAGGCCATGATCGTGGACGCCATCGAGCGGGCCGGCCGCCATCTCCTGTCCTTGGGCATCACAAGCTGCATGGACGCCGCCGTCGGCCAGCGCGGCGGGTTCGCAGAGATCGCCGCCTATAACCGCGCAAGGCGCGACGGGCGCCTGCCGGTCCGCACCTGGCTGACGCTGCTCGGCGACGGCAAGGGCGCCATCGTACCGCAATGCCTAGAGGCGGGCCTTATTTCCGGCACCGGCGACGACATGCTGCGCGTGGGCGCGGTGAAGCTCTTCCTCGACGGCTCCGCCGGGGGGCGGACGGCGTGGATGTCGACCCCCTATCTCGGCGACGACGGCGAGCTCGGCGTGCAGATGTTCCCGGATGCGGAGCTGGACGCCCAGGTCATGGACCTGCACGAGAAGGGCTATCAGCTCGCCTGTCACGCCATCGGCGATGCGGCCATCGAGCAGTTGATCACCGCCTACGAGAAGGCGCTCGCCGTCCATCCCGATCCCGACCGCCGCCACCGCATAGAACATTGCGGCTTCTCGACGGCCGACCATCACCGGCGGATGGTCGAGGGCGGGATCTACCCCTCGCCTCAGCAGGCCTTCATCCACGATTTCGGCGATGCCTACATCTCGGTTCTCGGCCCGGAACGCTCTTTGTCGAGCTATCCGCTGGGCACCTGGATGAGGTTGGGACTGAAGCCGCCGACGGGCAGCGACGCCCCCGTATGCGAGCCGAACCCGTTCCCGAACCTCCACGCCATGATCACCCGCGAGACCTGGAAGGGGACGGTGATGGACGCGCGCGAATGCGTCTCGGTCGAGGAGGCGCTGCAGGCCTATACGGAGTTCGGTGCGTTCTCCCAGAAGATGGAACACGTCAAGGGCAAGCTGGTGCCCGGCTATCTGGCCGATGTCGCGATCTTCTCGCGCGACCTGCTCTCGGCGACGCCGGAGGAGATCCTCAAGGACACCGCTTGCGACATGACGATCCTCGACGGCGAGGTCGTTTACGACAGGCACGCGCGCTGA
- a CDS encoding ABC transporter permease, with protein sequence MLQYLVRRIVQMVPILLAVALLIFVVFSVIPGTFASSVGADGRGMLDDKVIERMNEQFGLNDPVYVRFGQYVLDLMQLDLGDSFRTRRPVVEELASRALPTLRLIAGSMLFAILIGLPLGFLAALKPGTLLDSVSMVTAVSGLSIPKFWLGLLMMFLFALTLGWLPSFGYGSGGVRHLILPSIALGVAPMALLARTTRAAVLDILNADFVRTARSKGMSEIRVVRWHLVRNALVIVLTTIGLQFGTVIGEAVVIEQLFSWPGIGSLMVDSVTLRDIPVVQGCILVIVLFFLVVNMLIDVLCAIIDPRIKYD encoded by the coding sequence ATGCTGCAATACCTTGTGCGGCGGATCGTGCAGATGGTCCCGATCCTCCTCGCCGTCGCCCTGCTGATCTTCGTCGTGTTCAGCGTCATTCCCGGCACCTTCGCGTCGAGCGTCGGAGCCGATGGCCGCGGCATGCTGGACGACAAGGTCATCGAGCGGATGAACGAGCAGTTCGGGCTCAACGATCCGGTCTATGTCCGCTTCGGGCAGTATGTGCTGGACCTGATGCAGCTCGATCTCGGCGACTCGTTCCGCACGCGCCGGCCGGTTGTGGAGGAGCTTGCCTCGCGGGCCTTGCCGACACTGAGGCTCATCGCCGGCTCGATGCTCTTTGCCATCCTCATCGGCCTGCCGCTCGGCTTCCTTGCCGCGCTCAAGCCGGGCACCCTGCTCGACAGCGTGTCGATGGTCACCGCGGTCTCCGGCCTGTCCATCCCGAAATTCTGGCTCGGGCTTTTGATGATGTTCCTGTTCGCGCTGACGCTCGGCTGGCTGCCGAGCTTCGGCTACGGCTCGGGCGGAGTGCGGCATCTCATCCTGCCGTCCATCGCGCTCGGTGTGGCGCCGATGGCGCTGCTGGCGCGCACCACGCGGGCCGCCGTGCTCGACATCCTCAATGCCGACTTCGTGCGCACGGCACGGTCCAAGGGCATGAGCGAGATCAGGGTCGTGCGCTGGCATCTCGTACGCAACGCGCTCGTGATTGTCCTGACGACGATCGGCCTTCAGTTCGGCACGGTCATCGGCGAGGCCGTGGTCATCGAGCAGCTCTTCTCGTGGCCCGGCATCGGCTCGCTCATGGTCGACAGCGTCACCCTGCGCGACATTCCCGTCGTCCAGGGCTGCATCCTGGTCATCGTTCTCTTCTTCCTGGTCGTCAACATGCTCATCGACGTCCTGTGTGCCATCATCGATCCAAGGATTAAGTACGATTAG
- a CDS encoding NAD(P)-dependent oxidoreductase yields MTARVGFVGLGAMGSPMAANLVARGFAVTGFDVRPEAVEALVAAGGAGAARAAEAAAGADILVLMVVNDRQAEEALFEAGALEAMAEDGIVVLMATCAPDAAANLAARVTATGRRFLDAPVSGGAAGAETATLTIMAAGPDETFKTAKPLLDALGDKVFHVGEEPGQGATVKAVNQLLCGVHIVVAAEGLALAERIGVDPEVVLKILGGSAASSWMLNNRGPRMLMDDPPVMSAVDIFVKDLGIVLEAGRGAGMDLPHAELAHGVYEALSREGKGRLDDSQVIRRYREADAGRSSR; encoded by the coding sequence ATGACGGCCAGGGTCGGCTTTGTCGGTCTCGGCGCCATGGGAAGTCCCATGGCCGCCAATCTCGTCGCACGGGGGTTCGCCGTGACGGGCTTCGATGTCCGGCCGGAGGCGGTCGAGGCTCTGGTCGCTGCGGGCGGCGCAGGCGCGGCGCGTGCGGCGGAGGCGGCGGCCGGCGCGGACATCCTCGTGCTCATGGTGGTGAATGACCGGCAGGCCGAAGAGGCGCTGTTCGAGGCGGGCGCGCTGGAGGCAATGGCGGAGGACGGCATCGTCGTCCTCATGGCGACCTGCGCGCCGGACGCGGCCGCAAACCTTGCCGCGCGCGTCACGGCGACCGGCCGGCGCTTCCTCGACGCGCCCGTTTCCGGCGGCGCGGCGGGGGCGGAAACGGCGACCCTCACGATCATGGCGGCGGGGCCTGACGAGACGTTCAAGACCGCGAAACCCCTGCTCGACGCGCTCGGCGACAAGGTCTTCCATGTCGGCGAGGAGCCGGGGCAGGGGGCGACGGTGAAGGCCGTCAACCAGCTCCTGTGCGGGGTTCACATCGTGGTCGCGGCGGAAGGACTGGCGCTTGCGGAGCGCATCGGCGTCGACCCGGAGGTGGTCCTGAAGATTCTCGGCGGGTCGGCGGCGTCGAGCTGGATGCTCAACAATCGCGGGCCGCGCATGCTGATGGACGACCCGCCGGTCATGAGCGCCGTCGACATCTTCGTGAAGGATCTCGGCATCGTTCTGGAGGCCGGGCGCGGCGCCGGAATGGACCTGCCCCATGCCGAACTCGCCCATGGCGTCTACGAGGCCCTGTCGCGCGAGGGCAAGGGGCGGCTCGACGACAGCCAGGTGATCCGGCGCTACCGCGAGGCGGATGCCGGCAGGTCGAGCCGATAG
- a CDS encoding saccharopine dehydrogenase family protein, with the protein MTKIAIIGAGKIGRAIASMLEATGDYRVTVADRSAEQLARMGERGSIETREVDVADGASLDSLLQGHFAVISALPYDLTVPVAQAAARCKVHYLDLTEDVASTQAVKALGADSERAFIPQCGLAPGFVSIVAADLARRLDTLDALRLRVGALPQFPSNALNYNLTWSTDGVINEYCEPCEAIVNGKRTLVAPLEEREEFSLDGITYEAFNTSGGLGSLCETLEGRVRTLNYRTIRYPGHAAIMRALLHDLRLAERRDVLKDIFEKALPATLQDVVVVFVTATGERKGQFVQETYANKIYSRTVGGEVQSAIQVTTSAGVCAILDLLAEGALPQKGFVRPEQVPLERFLANRFGRVYARAEDIAHAA; encoded by the coding sequence ATGACGAAAATCGCGATCATCGGTGCGGGCAAGATCGGCAGAGCCATCGCATCCATGCTCGAGGCGACCGGCGACTACCGGGTGACTGTCGCCGACCGCTCTGCGGAGCAGCTTGCACGGATGGGCGAGCGGGGCTCGATCGAGACGCGCGAGGTCGACGTGGCCGACGGCGCATCGCTCGACAGCCTTCTCCAGGGCCACTTCGCGGTGATCAGCGCCCTGCCCTACGACCTGACGGTGCCGGTCGCGCAAGCGGCCGCACGCTGCAAGGTCCATTATCTCGACCTGACGGAAGATGTCGCCAGCACGCAGGCGGTGAAGGCCCTGGGTGCGGACAGCGAACGTGCCTTCATTCCGCAATGCGGCCTGGCCCCCGGCTTCGTCTCCATCGTCGCCGCCGATCTGGCGCGGCGCCTCGACACGCTCGATGCCCTGCGCCTCAGGGTCGGCGCGCTGCCCCAGTTCCCCTCCAATGCGCTCAACTACAATCTGACCTGGAGCACCGACGGCGTCATCAACGAGTATTGCGAGCCCTGCGAGGCCATCGTCAACGGCAAGCGCACACTGGTCGCTCCGCTCGAGGAGCGGGAGGAATTCTCGCTCGACGGCATCACCTACGAGGCGTTCAACACGTCGGGCGGGCTCGGTTCGCTGTGCGAGACGCTGGAAGGGCGCGTGCGGACCCTCAACTATCGCACCATCCGCTATCCCGGCCACGCAGCGATAATGCGTGCGCTGCTTCACGATCTCCGCCTTGCCGAACGGCGCGACGTCCTCAAGGACATCTTCGAGAAGGCCTTGCCTGCAACGCTGCAGGATGTGGTCGTCGTTTTCGTCACTGCGACAGGCGAGAGGAAGGGCCAGTTCGTGCAGGAAACATACGCCAACAAGATCTATAGCCGCACGGTCGGCGGCGAGGTTCAAAGCGCCATCCAGGTGACGACGTCGGCCGGCGTCTGCGCGATTCTCGACCTGCTGGCCGAGGGCGCATTGCCGCAAAAGGGCTTTGTCCGCCCCGAACAGGTGCCTCTGGAACGCTTTCTCGCCAACCGTTTTGGCCGCGTCTATGCGCGCGCCGAGGACATCGCGCATGCGGCCTGA
- a CDS encoding ABC transporter substrate-binding protein, whose translation MINRFLMAATTALALSLTAGAHAQEPRDGGTIRYTAAYGPSFAGLDIHSTNRTQDAIWAMAMHRGLYGWDPVAKKPTLELAESVDVSDDGLVYTYKLRDDAYFHNGRKMTADDIVWTYTDIMDGSKAYPGARYVRLIEGAEDVESGKAKTISGLKKIDDHTLEITLTEPVEPGYYLNQMTTAIYPAKEAQEKGFASHPIGLGPFKFEEYVPGSRMAFSRFDKFYKKDLPHADKLVITPMGEASARNVAFRNQEIDASILGPVQYQTYSADPELSKNMVEVAEYYTRVMGFNPGYEPFADKRVRQAINYAINTDLIIKKLAKGKAYPAAGWLPPSSSAYDKSMKPYAYDPDKAKALLKEAGYADGFEFEVIATSNESWGVPIIEAIVPMLAKVGIKVTIKPVEGSVLSESVRAGKFQAFMWSLETGPDPLAALKCFDSSTPQSACNYTKFDNAEFDKLLEQAGNEKDQAKRIETLQKANKIVYDEAPYWFYNCNKAVMAYQPWLHGLQANPVDLALQNYEDIWVDDSSPVAE comes from the coding sequence ATGATCAACAGATTTCTGATGGCAGCAACCACTGCACTGGCTCTCTCGCTGACAGCCGGTGCCCACGCACAGGAGCCGCGCGACGGCGGTACGATCCGGTACACCGCGGCCTACGGCCCGAGCTTCGCCGGCCTCGACATCCATTCCACGAACCGCACCCAGGACGCGATCTGGGCGATGGCGATGCATCGCGGCCTGTATGGCTGGGATCCGGTGGCGAAGAAGCCGACCCTGGAACTCGCCGAGAGCGTCGACGTGTCCGACGACGGCCTCGTCTATACCTACAAGCTGCGCGACGACGCCTATTTCCATAATGGCCGCAAGATGACGGCCGACGACATCGTCTGGACCTATACCGACATCATGGACGGGTCCAAGGCCTATCCCGGCGCGCGCTACGTTCGCCTGATCGAGGGGGCCGAGGACGTCGAGAGCGGCAAGGCCAAGACGATTTCCGGCCTGAAGAAGATCGATGACCATACGCTGGAGATCACGCTCACCGAGCCGGTCGAGCCGGGCTATTACCTCAACCAGATGACGACCGCGATCTATCCGGCCAAGGAGGCGCAGGAGAAGGGCTTCGCCAGCCACCCGATCGGCCTCGGGCCCTTCAAGTTCGAGGAGTACGTTCCCGGCTCGCGCATGGCGTTCTCGCGCTTCGACAAGTTCTACAAGAAGGACCTGCCGCACGCCGACAAGCTCGTCATCACGCCGATGGGCGAGGCTTCGGCGCGCAATGTGGCCTTCCGCAACCAGGAGATCGACGCCTCGATCCTCGGTCCGGTCCAGTACCAGACATACAGCGCCGATCCCGAGCTGTCGAAGAACATGGTCGAGGTCGCGGAATATTACACGCGCGTGATGGGCTTCAATCCCGGCTACGAGCCGTTTGCCGACAAGCGCGTGCGCCAGGCGATCAACTACGCGATCAATACGGACCTGATCATCAAGAAGCTTGCCAAGGGCAAGGCCTATCCGGCCGCCGGCTGGCTGCCGCCGTCGTCGTCCGCTTATGACAAGAGCATGAAACCCTACGCCTACGATCCGGACAAGGCGAAGGCGCTGCTCAAGGAGGCCGGCTATGCCGATGGCTTCGAGTTCGAGGTCATCGCGACATCGAACGAAAGCTGGGGCGTGCCGATCATCGAGGCGATCGTGCCGATGCTGGCCAAGGTCGGCATCAAGGTGACGATCAAGCCGGTCGAGGGCTCGGTGCTTTCGGAGAGCGTGCGTGCCGGCAAGTTCCAGGCGTTCATGTGGTCGCTCGAGACCGGACCGGACCCGCTTGCGGCCCTGAAATGCTTCGATTCCTCGACGCCGCAATCGGCCTGCAACTACACCAAGTTCGACAACGCCGAATTCGACAAGCTGCTGGAGCAGGCCGGCAACGAGAAGGACCAGGCCAAGCGCATAGAGACCCTGCAGAAGGCCAACAAGATCGTCTATGACGAGGCGCCTTACTGGTTCTACAACTGCAACAAGGCGGTCATGGCCTACCAGCCGTGGCTGCATGGCCTGCAGGCCAACCCCGTCGATCTGGCTCTCCAGAACTACGAGGATATCTGGGTCGACGACAGCTCGCCTGTCGCGGAATAA